In the genome of Carya illinoinensis cultivar Pawnee chromosome 13, C.illinoinensisPawnee_v1, whole genome shotgun sequence, the window tataaattttttaaacttctaaacaaaacacaaaaaataatttaaaattttcaaattctaaaataaaaaatatattaaaaaattatattctaacaatattttaactttatcatatttttatttaattttttttctcttattttacaaaattcaataaagtatcttaactcaaataatttcactactatttacaaatttcatatctcatctcattttccaaaCATTCTCTTAATTTCTTTGAGATCTACTTCATAACAgtgttcaacatcaacattaaagTTGCAGTGATCATTAACACAAACAGCAGAGTTTAAGCATCAACAAAACAAGTCCAAATGATTTCATGTTACCGTACCTGCCAATGTTACAATTGGATCCCTTTATAATTGTTATAAACaacacaaatttatttattgttaaattcaaatcaaattatgctatgtgaaattcaaatattttttttttttttcaaaataggtttcaaatagaattattctatatatatgggGGCAAACTTGATTTGAAGTTAGCTTAGCTTCCATCAAGGGTACTACATATATGCCTAATGAAGGAAATAAGTTGAGAAAACTTGAGTTAGAAAACTTGAGTGGAAAACTGTCCTACTCCTGTCTAGCCTTCTAGCTAACGTGTACAACTCTAACTTTTCCAATTTTGGAGACACAAGGATCGGTTGTACAAAGAGAAGAGACGTATACATCATCATCCAAGTAAAATCTTAAACAAAAGAATAAGTTGGAAGTAAAAAGGCAAATGGACAAACCCCTTGTTAATGTCATATTTCACACACCTTTAGGTCAGGCTCTAGCAACTCGGTTCTTTGGTTTTGGGCCtacaaatacaaagaaaatacaaaaagacaAAGATCTTGATGGAGACTGGAGAGTCttcgatgcctaagtcagtatTACCATAACAGTCTGTGCGAGTGAATAGAGAGTTTAAAGAACTTCTTCCTACCTAGGATTAGCTTATATACCAGAGTTATGGGGGTCAACTGCCCATACCCTATGTCAAGGAAACATGTCACTTTAGTTGTTTCCCTTTAATGCGGCATagctttttatcttttctacCTTGCTACAGGTGCGCTCCATCAGACCCCTTCTTACTTGTTGTCAAAGGATCAAGAGCTCCTCACATTTCTCGCCTACCTGCCTGCACAGGTTCTCAAAGGCTAAGCACCATAAGAGGAGATTAGGGCAACGTGTAGTCTCCTTTCCAGTCCTTTGAGACTTCCTGTACGATGATGGCCACAAGCCGACTTTAGCTTAGTGGCCAGGGGCCCTTAATGGGCCAATGGGTCTCTTGGTTGGCCTGAGTCTTCATGTATTTGGGCCTGCCCCGAGGGGAAAAGTCCCCTTGCACCCCTAATTGGCATATTTCTCTCACATaaataatgcaaaaaaaaaacaggatTATAAAGATGAATTATTTGGTCAAATTTATTGGaaatttttctatcttttttagcAGGAAAACATTCATATATTTCATAAACATCATCAAGAACAAATTAGTAAAGATTGAAAGGATCTTTTTCAGTACTATAGAATCGTGGTGTACTAAAACACTCGATGAAATGATGAGAATACTTCCGAATATTATtgaagataatattaaattaagatgAAGATCGAAATTTGAAGGATGCGGGCTGGCCCAAGTTTAGCATGATCCATTTCCAAGATATTAAGAactatgaaaatgaaaaagccCTTAGTATTAGATGAGTTTAAAAAGGAGTTTATTGAGAataaaaatgatgaagaaaatattaaaattttatttagaccGACAAGAATGGCATAGAATGTAATTTAAAGCATAAGTGCTTCGGATTCATGCAATTCGTGATTTCACTGCAAAAGAGTGTGTTTAGTTTAATTAGGTGGGAGCCAAAATTTTACTACACTATAGTAGTTAGACTCTCTGTGGGCCCCCACATGGCACTAATCCCCGCCATGCAAATCGCCCGACCAAACTAACCAAATACAGCCGTCTCCTCTTTGacaacatgatatatataaatatatatatatatatatatatatatatataatataaatgaataatatttactGATTACATAAATATCgtgtaatatttaaaaaaaataaataaatataaaatttatatgaaaaaattaatttcttaatagtGGACGTTTCACtcaatctttttcaaaaagaatgtgtagtatttataaaatttatgactgtatttaatattactttataatatattatatttactttttaaaagatcaaaaaagcttttaaaatgatttgattgatgtaaaatattttatcaaataaatctaacgtattatatcaaGTAATGACAGCTTGCAAATTCAATTTAATATAATCTTTGTACAGACCTAACACTTAGCAATGTAAATCCAAATAATTTGAGATAACCGAAGTctcatttttatgtattctaaAACATAGGACTTTGCGCTTTGGGAACCTTATTTCACCTTATATGCCTACATGGTTTAATGCCAAAAATAGTTATGAGGGGTTTCACAAAACTACATCTCTCCAAAGTCCTACATTGTAACTATGTAGTCTATGTACTAAAGACAATTTTATGCTATGTGCAGTAGCTAGGCAGCTTTAATCTTAATTGGAAGGGTTAAATCATTGTAATTGTAACACTCCAATGGAAGACTCAATACATGGCCTATATCCTAAAAGGACTGGTCAACGATATAATTGAAGTCCCATTAAAactttataaagagcaataacttCTCCTTTCTAAATAATGTGTGATCTTATAAACCATTTATCCTCAATCTAATCATATGAGGGTATCACAATAATTAAGAGAAACAGTTTTATGTTACACTTTTATTAGCCGAGGGGTATATTGCTGCCTTGCAGCATTGACTAATTAATAGAACTGTTGTATGATAATTAAAGGGGTTACCAAGTATCTTTAACAgctattttcttttgaattttggaAGTATATCTAGAACTATTAGAACCCTTAGGGGTTGGTTCAAGTGTAAGGGCATTCGCTTTGGTGGTATACCCATTTTAAATCTAAGGTTTAAACTCTTAGATATAGACAATTTCTAAAGACCATGTCTCATcggtaaaaaattaattaattaatttatttatacgaTGAGTATGCGTTACACGATATGGATTTTAACCGAGTTAATGGCATGTTGTGTTTGTGAGATTGAGATtcctttttctaaaaaaaattaggaccTATTGGATCCAAGGCAATTGCCGACTCAATAGTAAGGTTATTTAGGCCATTGCCTAAGgcctctaaaaataaaaataaaaatgaggtgttttatttttaattttttaaaaaaataaaaactatttcattaaataagattttaaataatttttatacttTTCAATATGTGTAAGGCtccataatattaaatttaatatttaatataatgaattgtttatattttcaaataaattttttaaaatcttgctAAATTAAGATACAAAATTTGCATTGAAGTCTCACTTTAAATTGttgtattaaatttaaattcaaaaaattttattaaaaatcttgaaaatattccgtataaaaatttatattttattatattataattatgaatgACTTACTTAAATTTTACCTTAGACCTTAATTTATATTGAGCCACCTCTAATTGGATCCACTTGAAAAAGCGCTCCGCCGTCTTTCCTTTcccttatttttttccttcaaacaagaaaaatgttgCATTGCAATCCATTTTTGTCTCTTGGTACGTTTTCTCTCAATTAAATGTAAAGCCCAGAGCGCAGTCTTTTACCATTATTCACTCATTCTTGTTGATAGTTCTTTGACAACTAAAacagttttctttttaatcgAGCAATGTTGGAGTAATTGAACCAACCTAATTGATGATTAATACAACAAAAACCAAGACTCTGTTGCTCAATAAACAGGAACTATCATTCTCTCGAGTTGCTAGGCTTTGGCCAACATTGATGCTGACCGAATACTGAATTTTGGGGGTGAATCccacactttctttttttttttaatgatgaagaATCTTGAAAACCATGCAAATGGAAAATATATGTTACCAAGGTAAACCCAAAATCCGTGTATCCATATTTATCGCACAAATCAAGTAAATCAtcgccattttttttttttttcaaaaaacaacaatgactaatctcattaaaatcaaaGAACCAAAATAAGAATACAAGGAGAAGAGTCCTCCAGTAGAATAACCTTTTCAGTGAGGAGTAAAGCATCCTGGGCTAGGACATGAGTTACATTGTTTAAATTTCTAGGTACATACATAATAGACCATTGAGGCACTTTCCTTAGAATGAGTTTAATATCCCTGATCATCAACCCTGCAAACCAAGTCTCTTGATGGTTCTTGACAGCATTGACCACCACTTAAGAATCCCCTTCCAGAAACACTTTAGACAATCCCAGTTCATTACACAGCAAAGCCTTTAGTCGAGCAAAAGTTTCCCCTAGTTGAGGGTCTGGAAAGAGGTCAAGGGGAGATCTAAGAATAGCAAAAACCTTACCATCCCAGTCCCTGATCACAACCCAATTCCAACCTTACAATTGATCTTGTCAATGGCAGCATCCCATTTGACCTTGTAATGACCTTGTGGAGGAGATGTCCATTGTTGAACTGAAATGTTATCCTCCATTGGCATGGACCTTGCAACCTAGTTAGCAGCTTGGTAATCAGAAATAAGAAGATGGGCTTACCCTAAGacaaaacaatttcttttttgcCATAGTTGGTGGGCAGTCACAAGAAACATCTCTAGGTCCTCCCAAAGCAAAGAGGGAAGAAACTACATGAGAAGGCCCAAGAAGGAGAAAACATTTGTAGAGCTCTTTTGCAATTTTCGTAAACAAGAACCCCATACATCCTAGGCTGCCCTGCAATTCCATAGAGAATGACCCATAGATTCATGTTCCACATAGTAGATAGGGCAGTTGAGAGAGTCTACTACTTTCCTCTTGAACAGGTTTAATTTAGTAGGGACGACCTCATGGCTAGCTTTTCATAGGAAGACTTTGATTGCATTTGGAACCTTAAGTTTCCATAGTTTAGACCATAGGCCTGCACTAGGGGTTAGACTCAAGGATTGGCCCATTGTGTTATTAATGAGGTCAAGTTGTAAATGGTAGGCAGTCTTCACAAAGAATTTGTCATTCGAGGCATTCTGGACTATTGATTAGACTAAAAGGCATTCTGCTAATcatcttaaattcaaaattacaaaagaGTTCTTTCAGTAAGGAGTGATTCCATTACTGAGTATTGGGATCTATAAGGTCCTTGACCAATGTATCTTCATCTAGCATTCTCACAGGAGATTGAATGCTGAATGAAGAAGCCTTTGGTATCCATTTGTGCTTCCATATTTTGACTAACTCCCCATTTCCTATTTTCCAAATCAGACCTTCACTCAAGACCTGTTGAGCTACTAACAAGCTTTTCCATATGAATGATCCATTGTAACTAGCTTTTGCACTTAAGAACACAGACTTGGAAAAATACTTGGCCTTTAGAACTCTTGCTGCTAAAGAATGGGGATGCTAAATTAGTCTCCACCGTTGTTTGGCTACTAAAGCCAGGTTAAATTTCTTGAACTCGTTGAAACCCAAGCCCCCCACACACTTTGTTTTCTCTAGTTGCTACTACTTGAGCCAGTGAATTTTGGATCTGTCATCTTTAAGGCCCAACTAGAAATTTTGCATGATTCTAGTAATATCTTTAATCAATGATTTTGGGACTTTGAATAGGCCCATGCTGTAGGTGGGACTTGCTTGGATTACTAACTTTAGGAGAGTCTCTTTTCTTGCTTAGGACAAGAATTTCAATTTCTAGTTGCACACTTTGCTTCTAATCTTGTCAAGGATGGAGTTGAGAGCCTTGGACTTGTGTCTGCCTCATATGATGGTAAACCTAAATAGGTTTCATAAGAGTTGGAAGCCCTCACACCAGTGGTAGCCAAGAGGATATCTTTCATGCCTGATTCGGTATTACTACTAAAGAAGATGGAGGTTTTCTCTCTATTTAATCTCTGGCCAGAGGCCTGTTCATAGGTTTCAAGAGGCTTGTAAAGCCTGCTCCACTCCAATGAATTTGCTTTGCAAAAAAGAGACTATCATCTGTAAAAAATAAGTGGTTAATACTAAGTGAGCCTCAAGACAATGGAATGTCTTAGATATAACCAAGGGACTCAGCATAATTAAGAATTGAGCTAGCACACAAAATGAACAAATAAGAGGAGAGGGAATCCCCTTATCTGATTAATCTAGAAGGATGAAACTTTTGTTAATGAGCACCATTTATGAGAAGAGCATAGTTTACTAAGAAAATACACTGCATGATTAGAGAGACTCATCTACAATCAAAACCCATCTACTACATAACAGCTTCTAGAAAGTCCAACTCAACTCAATCATATGCTTTGTTCATATCCAATTTTAGAGCCATATATCATTCCTTTCTCTCTTGCATTCTAGTCTTCATTGTGTGAAGAACCTCATAAGCCATAATGACATTATCCGAACTTAGTCTACCAGGAATGAATGCACTTTAAGATTGAGAAACTATCACAAGAATGATCCTCTTCTGCTTGTTTGCTAGCACTTTGGCATTGACTTTGTAGGACACAATGCAAAGGATAATGTGGCAAAATTTTGTAACTAGTTTAGGATTCTATTTCTTGGGAATGAGAGTGATGTAGGTTTCATTTGACACTTCAAGGATTGATCTAAAAGACAACACACCCTTCACTGCACTCACTAGATCTTTACCAACAGTGTTCCAATGGTCTTGAtaaaagatagcaagaaaaccatcaagccttgGGAAGCTAAGAAGATTCATTTCAAATGAGACGTGACCCCTAAAATCTATTTCCATCCAAAAGTTCGAACTCTAAATCTAGAGAAAGCACATCACCAATACTAATCTCATATAGAGAAACCAGTCCTTATCACACCATTTGAGCCAACCCCTCTAAGGGTTAAGAAACCCATAGAAGGACTTCtactattataatatatttaatttaagaaatttgatgcacaggaaaattgaaaaacaaactAGCAACTAGCTCTCATTAGTCAAGGGATTCAAGAAAGTATGGGCCCCATTTGGATAGTacaagtgtttcatctcatcccatttcatcattacaatttttttaaatctcaaaacaataataatattaaaaaataatattttaataacattttattcaacttttatcttaactcaactCACTACCCAAACAGTACCTAAGTTTGTGTTATtatgatgttatgttataaCCTCTAACCCAAAATATCATCCCAGCCTATTTCCCTAggaaatccaaaaaatactataaatgCATCACGGTAAAATATTATCATGCTTTCAATGAAGCCCTCAAAATTGCATCCCGTGAACCATTTCCCATGTTGAGTGAAATCAAGGGGTAGTCAATTCTCATATTCACTGCATGCCATGAGATAAACCATGGGGAACTCACAAGCAACTGCTTCAACTTATCACCAGCATCTAATTGCTTCTAGCCTTGCCCATGGCTAGCTTTTCCCAGGAAAGAGCAATCTCCCGTGGAGCAAATACGAGTAGTCTCCTGTGGAGCAAATACCGTGTCAGCAGTAGCACCATTTAATCATCCCCAATCTTCTTTCTCCAATCTTCATGTTCAAACAAGTCTTCAGGTGGGTCATAAACAACCATATCAGGAAACAGTTCCAAAAAGTCATCTTTTATCCTCTCTCTCAATTCTGGGTATGGAATGAGCCCTTTCAATATCACTCGAAAAGGCAAAGAGATTGGAGGATCAGGGgataatctcatttcatcatataTGTCCATTGCCTCCGAGggcaactcactatctaaaaaGGCTCTGATAAGGTCCCCAAATGTATGCTGATCAAAGAGAACTTCCTCTTTCTTCAGGTCTTCCCAAACCCGCTTTGCTTCATCAACCTTTTTGTTTCGTGCAAGCATCATAAGCATGTCCCTGTAAAAGTACATGTCTGGCCGGTACCAAATTTCTTTACGAACCACATCGTATAACTGAGAAAGCAAACGATTTAAGATAGTGAATCATTGCACACTGCACATTTGGTATTACTGATTTAAAATTACAGTATCAAAAGGTAACAAAGTTATCAAGTACCAGAGGAAGAGCCAGAATTCACGGGTTTCCATAAAGTAAttgtaaaaggaaaaagattagaAAAGAGCCAATAAACTCT includes:
- the LOC122292619 gene encoding pentatricopeptide repeat-containing protein At1g62350, with the translated sequence MLRQAQNLFRKTSFSTATRRPSSLFSPNFPLLLQDTFSKNHQQKCFLHYVSGSASSPSLSIWRRKKEMGKEGLIIAKELKRLRFNQVRLDRFIRSHVSRLLKSDLLAVLAEFQRQDQVLLCMKLYDVVRKEIWYRPDMYFYRDMLMMLARNKKVDEAKRVWEDLKKEEVLFDQHTFGDLIRAFLDSELPSEAMDIYDEMRLSPDPPISLPFRVILKGLIPYPELRERIKDDFLELFPDMVVYDPPEDLFEHEDWRKKIGDD